The following are encoded in a window of Saccharothrix longispora genomic DNA:
- a CDS encoding 2-oxoacid:acceptor oxidoreductase subunit alpha, whose translation MTTDVGNGAAPGGAEVRKLDRVVIRFAGDSGDGMQLTGDRFTSEAAAFGNDLATLPNFPAEIRAPQGTLPGVSSFQLHFADYDILTPGDRPDVLVAMNPAALKANIGDLPKGGTLIVNTDEFSKRNLVKVGYAANPLEDGSLEAYQVHEVAMATLTIGALEETGLGKKDAERAKNMFALGLLSWMYHRPTEGTERFLREKFAKKPDIAEANVLAFRAGWNYGETTESFAVTFQVAPAKLDEGTYRQITGNTALAYGIVAAGQRSGLPVVLGTYPITPASDILHELSRHKQFGITTLQAEDEIAGIGAALGASYGGALGVTSTSGPGIALKSETIGLAVMTELPLIVIDVQRGGPSTGLPTKTEQADLLQAMFGRNGESPVPVVAPQSPADCFDAALEAARIALVYRTPVLLLSDGAIANGSEPWLIPNVDELPDLTVAFATEPNGPDGEFWPYLRDPETLSRPWAVPGTPGLQHRIGGLEKADGTGNISYDPVNHDHMVRLRQRKVDGVEVPDVLVDDPSGEAKVLVVGWGSTYGPIGAAARRVRKLGMPVAHAHLRHLNPFPKNLGEVLARYEKVVVPEMNLGQLALLLRAKYLVDAISYTKVQGLPFKAEELQDVLADVIKGVS comes from the coding sequence ATGACTACCGACGTTGGTAACGGCGCCGCGCCAGGTGGTGCGGAGGTCCGCAAGCTCGACCGCGTGGTGATCCGGTTCGCCGGCGACTCCGGCGACGGCATGCAGCTGACGGGTGACCGGTTCACCTCCGAGGCCGCCGCGTTCGGCAACGACCTCGCCACCCTGCCCAACTTCCCGGCCGAGATCCGGGCGCCACAGGGCACCCTGCCCGGCGTGTCCAGCTTCCAGCTGCACTTCGCCGACTACGACATCCTCACCCCCGGCGACCGCCCCGACGTGCTCGTGGCGATGAACCCGGCGGCGCTCAAGGCGAACATCGGCGACCTGCCCAAGGGCGGCACGCTGATCGTCAACACCGACGAGTTCTCCAAGCGCAACCTGGTGAAGGTCGGCTACGCCGCCAACCCGCTGGAGGACGGCTCGCTGGAGGCCTACCAGGTGCACGAGGTGGCCATGGCCACCCTGACCATCGGCGCCCTGGAGGAGACCGGCCTGGGCAAGAAGGACGCGGAGCGGGCGAAGAACATGTTCGCCCTGGGCCTGCTGTCCTGGATGTACCACCGGCCGACCGAGGGCACCGAGCGCTTCCTGCGCGAGAAGTTCGCCAAGAAGCCCGACATCGCCGAGGCCAACGTGCTGGCGTTCCGGGCGGGCTGGAACTACGGCGAGACCACCGAGTCGTTCGCGGTCACGTTCCAGGTGGCGCCGGCCAAGCTGGACGAGGGCACGTACCGGCAGATCACCGGCAACACCGCGCTCGCCTACGGCATCGTCGCCGCGGGTCAGCGGTCCGGCCTGCCCGTGGTGCTGGGCACGTACCCGATCACGCCCGCCTCGGACATCCTGCACGAGCTGTCCCGGCACAAGCAGTTCGGCATCACCACGCTCCAGGCCGAGGACGAGATCGCCGGCATCGGCGCGGCGCTCGGCGCCTCGTACGGCGGCGCGCTCGGCGTGACCAGCACGTCCGGTCCCGGCATCGCGCTCAAGTCCGAGACCATCGGCCTGGCCGTGATGACCGAGCTGCCCCTGATCGTCATCGACGTGCAGCGCGGCGGCCCGTCCACCGGCCTGCCGACCAAGACGGAGCAGGCCGACCTGCTCCAGGCGATGTTCGGCCGCAACGGCGAGTCGCCGGTGCCGGTCGTGGCGCCCCAGTCACCCGCGGACTGCTTCGACGCCGCCCTGGAGGCCGCGCGGATCGCGCTGGTCTACCGGACGCCGGTGCTGCTGCTGTCCGACGGCGCCATCGCCAACGGCTCCGAGCCGTGGCTGATCCCGAACGTCGACGAGCTGCCCGACCTGACCGTGGCGTTCGCCACGGAGCCCAACGGTCCGGACGGCGAGTTCTGGCCGTACCTGCGGGACCCGGAGACGCTGTCCCGCCCGTGGGCGGTGCCCGGCACGCCGGGGCTCCAGCACCGGATCGGCGGGCTGGAGAAGGCCGACGGCACCGGCAACATCTCCTACGACCCGGTCAACCACGACCACATGGTGCGGCTGCGGCAGCGCAAGGTCGACGGCGTCGAGGTGCCGGACGTCCTGGTCGACGACCCGTCGGGCGAGGCGAAGGTGCTCGTCGTCGGCTGGGGTTCGACGTACGGCCCGATCGGCGCGGCGGCGCGGCGGGTGCGCAAGCTCGGCATGCCCGTGGCGCACGCGCACCTGCGGCACCTCAACCCGTTCCCGAAGAACCTGGGCGAGGTCCTGGCCCGGTACGAGAAGGTCGTCGTGCCGGAGATGAACCTGGGCCAGCTGGCGCTGCTGCTGCGCGCCAAGTACCTGGTCGACGCCATCAGCTACACCAAGGTCCAGGGCCTGCCGTTCAAGGCGGAGGAGCTCCAGGACGTGCTCGCCGACGTGATCAAGGGAGTGTCGTAA
- a CDS encoding Lrp/AsnC family transcriptional regulator: MDSIDQRIISCLMANARSSFADIGKEVGLSAPAVKRRVDKLLDTGVLRGFTAVVDPEQLGWGTEAFVEVHCRGNVTPHDIRQRLEPMAEVLAAYTVSGAADAIVHLRAANIHHLETALERLRAVEIIDRTVSTVVLSRLLDRPPAP, from the coding sequence GTGGACTCGATTGACCAGCGAATCATTTCGTGCCTCATGGCCAACGCCCGCTCCAGCTTCGCCGACATCGGCAAGGAGGTGGGGTTGTCGGCGCCCGCGGTGAAGCGGCGGGTGGACAAGCTGCTGGACACGGGCGTGCTGCGCGGCTTCACGGCGGTCGTCGACCCCGAGCAGCTCGGGTGGGGCACGGAGGCGTTCGTCGAGGTGCACTGCCGCGGCAACGTGACGCCGCACGACATCCGGCAGCGGCTCGAACCGATGGCCGAGGTGCTGGCCGCCTACACGGTGTCCGGCGCGGCGGACGCGATCGTGCACCTGCGCGCGGCGAACATCCACCACCTGGAGACGGCGCTGGAGCGGCTGCGGGCCGTCGAGATCATCGACCGGACCGTGTCGACGGTCGTGCTGTCCCGCCTCCTCGACCGCCCGCCGGCTCCCTGA
- a CDS encoding polyprenyl synthetase family protein: MTSSERAGTGFRFSDPVLAELVQGGLDEVEELLRAVVRSEFHPVMETSLHLVEAGGKRIRPLFTILSAQFGSTWDRVNVVKAAAVVELTHLATLYHDDVMDEATMRRGAESANAKWDNSIAILTGDYLFAHASALVADLGTGAARIIAETFSELVTGQMRETMGPREGEDPVAHYLTTIAEKTGSLIATAARFGAMFSDVTPEQVEALRAYGEVIGAAFQISDDVIDIASPSEESGKTPGTDLREGVKTLPMLYALEEEPGSRLATLLGGPVEDDAEVLEALELLRVSNGLARARKTLDEYADRARELLHVLPRGTARDALESVSEYVVTRTR; the protein is encoded by the coding sequence GTGACCAGTAGCGAGCGGGCGGGGACGGGGTTCCGGTTTTCGGACCCCGTGCTCGCGGAGTTGGTTCAGGGCGGCCTCGACGAGGTGGAGGAGCTGCTGCGCGCGGTCGTGCGGAGCGAGTTCCACCCGGTGATGGAGACGTCCCTGCACCTGGTCGAGGCGGGCGGGAAGCGCATCCGCCCGCTGTTCACCATCCTGTCCGCGCAGTTCGGCAGCACCTGGGACCGCGTGAACGTGGTCAAGGCGGCGGCGGTGGTGGAACTCACCCACCTCGCCACCCTCTACCACGACGACGTGATGGACGAGGCCACCATGCGCCGCGGCGCGGAGTCGGCCAACGCGAAGTGGGACAACAGCATCGCCATCCTCACCGGCGACTACCTGTTCGCGCACGCGTCGGCGCTGGTGGCGGACCTCGGCACCGGGGCGGCCCGGATCATCGCGGAGACGTTCTCCGAGCTGGTGACCGGCCAGATGCGCGAGACCATGGGGCCCCGCGAGGGCGAGGACCCGGTCGCGCACTACCTGACCACGATCGCCGAGAAGACCGGTTCGCTGATCGCCACCGCGGCCCGGTTCGGCGCGATGTTCTCCGACGTGACACCCGAGCAGGTCGAGGCGCTGCGCGCTTACGGCGAGGTCATCGGGGCCGCGTTCCAGATCTCCGACGACGTCATCGACATCGCCTCGCCGTCGGAGGAGTCGGGCAAGACGCCCGGCACCGACCTGCGCGAGGGCGTGAAGACGCTGCCCATGCTCTACGCGCTGGAGGAGGAGCCCGGGTCGCGGCTGGCGACGCTCCTCGGCGGCCCCGTCGAGGACGACGCCGAGGTGCTGGAGGCGCTGGAGCTGCTGCGGGTCTCCAACGGGCTGGCGCGGGCGCGCAAGACGCTCGACGAGTACGCGGACCGGGCGCGGGAACTGCTGCACGTGCTGCCCAGGGGCACCGCGCGGGACGCGCTGGAGTCGGTCAGCGAGTACGTGGTCACCCGCACTCGGTAG
- the ddaH gene encoding dimethylargininase translates to MGPGDEPIVLDVATPVAPVRVPTTRRYLMCPPEHFTVEYSINPWMDPTRPISTALAVEQWTALKETYERLGHRVETIEPVPGLPDMVFAANSGTVVDGRVLGSRFRAPQRAAEADHFRRWFLANGYRSVVMPERTNEAEGDFAWTGRYLLAGTGFRTDPLAHSEAQEVLGVPVVSLRLTDPRYYHLDVALFVLADDLVAYYPDAFSPGTRQVLRRLFPDAVIATEADAACLGLNAVSDGRNVVLPVEATHLADQVARRGFEPHFVDISELRKSGGGPKCCTMELRD, encoded by the coding sequence ATGGGCCCCGGCGACGAGCCGATCGTGCTGGACGTGGCGACGCCGGTCGCGCCGGTACGCGTGCCGACCACCCGTCGGTACTTGATGTGCCCGCCCGAGCACTTCACCGTGGAGTACTCGATCAACCCGTGGATGGACCCGACGCGGCCCATCAGCACGGCGTTGGCGGTGGAGCAGTGGACCGCCCTGAAGGAGACCTACGAACGCCTGGGGCACCGGGTGGAGACCATCGAGCCGGTCCCCGGCCTGCCCGACATGGTGTTCGCGGCCAACTCGGGCACCGTCGTCGACGGCCGGGTCCTGGGCTCCCGCTTCCGGGCACCCCAGCGAGCCGCGGAAGCCGACCACTTCCGCCGCTGGTTCCTGGCCAACGGCTACCGGTCCGTCGTCATGCCCGAGCGCACCAACGAGGCCGAGGGCGACTTCGCCTGGACGGGCAGGTACCTGCTGGCGGGCACGGGCTTCCGCACCGACCCCCTGGCCCACTCCGAGGCCCAGGAGGTGCTCGGTGTGCCGGTCGTCTCCCTCCGGTTGACGGACCCGCGCTACTACCACCTGGACGTGGCCCTGTTCGTCCTCGCGGACGACCTGGTCGCCTACTACCCGGACGCCTTCTCGCCCGGCACCCGACAGGTCCTCCGCCGCCTGTTCCCGGACGCCGTCATCGCGACCGAGGCCGACGCGGCGTGCCTGGGCCTCAACGCGGTCTCGGACGGCCGCAACGTCGTCCTGCCGGTGGAGGCGACCCACCTGGCCGACCAGGTCGCCCGACGCGGCTTCGAGCCGCACTTCGTGGACATCTCGGAGCTGCGCAAGTCGGGCGGCGGTCCGAAGTGCTGCACGATGGAACTGCGGGACTGA
- a CDS encoding DUF2188 domain-containing protein, with product MNLEEVLSVAKGDVETYYEDGRWKNKIEGGERASSTADTKAEAQAEGRRMAQERGVEHVIKKQDGTIGEKNTYPRERDPNPPAG from the coding sequence GTGAACCTTGAGGAGGTGCTGAGCGTGGCCAAGGGCGACGTGGAGACGTACTACGAGGACGGCCGGTGGAAGAACAAGATCGAGGGCGGCGAGCGGGCTTCCAGCACGGCTGACACGAAGGCCGAGGCGCAGGCCGAGGGGCGCCGCATGGCGCAGGAGCGCGGCGTCGAGCACGTCATCAAGAAGCAGGACGGCACGATCGGGGAGAAGAACACCTACCCCCGGGAGCGCGACCCGAACCCGCCCGCCGGCTGA
- a CDS encoding sunset domain-containing protein, translated as MGSLFGQVWLWSLLSFVAGAALTWLVLVRPAKRELEDLEERLLTSPRPTPATAPEAARDEFDSWHVEASRSLSDVQPVAEPTRFERPAFDRAEPVEYAHDEPRYDVSNMKLDKRDELLEELDDEHRPLSDFEESHDFPEFEEERPRSLFDRLGSETDTHETLEPKPRQQPTPPPSSTRVVPQPFPRAERPQPADEPELPVEETNLLPAVPPAPVAEVAPRREEPTAPPEVQAFQPREVWREEPVQEVYQDEVAEGREEEDEPERKAAEETAFIPATALAEAIAEVDRGRVDPGHVDGGDVEQDEEQQVWPEHDLTGHFQPVTLPDEELGEREPEREWESAERGPRTEVMRPVRVGDETDRERRSEAPEPITATLPEIPAEAPDGRDAALDAGGDRPRSLAEHQAADERFFADLQGGDRHASDHDPADLHAAEPATAEQPVFDPPTAEQPVVEQPAAHRPVSERPVSERPEVEPAAEQTAIGSFEPVPAEPREPEQAEQAEPEPVRPRSGLFTPASERTEADEVEPVKPAPAKPGPSADVPFEPTFVDSGEPLVVRSSDPTPRSVAMDPPKGDGPRPRSLFEPLVTDDELPETARPTPPPASGGDQPFVPTLAPELLASTGQAQPARPAAGPNGLPQRPTRQSGERRTPPPLSAPKPATPPPARPVRPRPVGFSPSTGGRPAAGTGSTRYRGQEEGFNPRSPFGPGSVLPKSDGLAPAPEFEVKATLTGRRYFTNDSANFRETRADVWFRTTSDAEKAGFHQAP; from the coding sequence GTGGGTTCGCTCTTCGGGCAGGTGTGGCTGTGGAGCCTGCTGTCCTTCGTGGCAGGTGCCGCACTGACCTGGCTCGTCCTCGTGCGCCCGGCCAAGCGGGAGCTGGAGGACCTGGAGGAACGCCTCCTCACGTCGCCGCGCCCGACGCCGGCGACCGCGCCCGAGGCCGCGCGTGACGAGTTCGACAGCTGGCACGTCGAGGCGTCCCGGTCGCTGTCGGACGTGCAGCCGGTCGCCGAGCCGACGCGCTTCGAGCGCCCGGCGTTCGACCGGGCCGAGCCCGTCGAGTACGCCCACGACGAGCCGCGCTACGACGTGTCCAACATGAAGCTCGACAAGCGCGACGAGCTGCTGGAGGAGCTGGACGACGAGCACCGACCGCTGTCCGACTTCGAGGAGTCGCACGACTTCCCGGAGTTCGAGGAGGAGCGCCCGCGCAGCCTGTTCGACCGCCTCGGCAGCGAGACCGACACGCACGAGACGCTGGAGCCGAAGCCCAGGCAGCAGCCGACGCCCCCGCCTTCGTCCACGCGGGTGGTGCCCCAGCCGTTCCCCCGGGCCGAGCGCCCGCAGCCCGCGGACGAGCCGGAGCTGCCCGTGGAGGAGACCAACCTCCTGCCGGCCGTGCCGCCCGCGCCGGTCGCCGAGGTCGCGCCGCGCCGCGAGGAGCCGACCGCGCCGCCGGAGGTGCAGGCGTTCCAGCCGCGCGAGGTGTGGCGCGAGGAACCCGTCCAGGAGGTCTACCAGGACGAGGTCGCCGAGGGGCGCGAGGAGGAGGACGAGCCGGAGCGCAAGGCCGCCGAGGAGACCGCCTTCATCCCGGCCACCGCGCTGGCCGAGGCCATCGCCGAGGTCGACCGGGGCCGTGTCGACCCCGGGCACGTCGACGGGGGCGACGTCGAGCAGGACGAGGAGCAGCAGGTCTGGCCCGAGCACGACCTGACCGGCCACTTCCAGCCGGTGACCTTGCCCGACGAGGAGTTGGGCGAGCGGGAGCCCGAGCGGGAGTGGGAATCGGCGGAGCGCGGGCCGAGGACCGAGGTCATGAGGCCGGTGCGGGTCGGTGACGAGACCGACCGGGAGCGTCGCTCCGAGGCGCCGGAGCCGATCACGGCGACGTTGCCTGAGATCCCGGCCGAGGCCCCGGACGGGCGCGACGCCGCCCTCGACGCCGGGGGCGACCGCCCCCGGTCGCTCGCCGAGCACCAGGCCGCCGACGAGCGGTTCTTCGCGGACCTCCAGGGGGGCGACCGGCACGCGTCCGACCACGACCCCGCCGATCTCCACGCCGCCGAGCCGGCCACCGCCGAGCAGCCGGTCTTCGACCCGCCGACCGCCGAGCAGCCCGTCGTCGAGCAGCCTGCCGCCCACCGGCCCGTCTCCGAGCGGCCCGTCTCCGAGCGGCCCGAGGTCGAGCCGGCTGCCGAGCAGACCGCCATCGGGTCCTTCGAGCCGGTGCCCGCCGAGCCCCGCGAGCCCGAGCAGGCGGAGCAGGCCGAACCGGAGCCGGTGCGCCCCAGGTCGGGGCTGTTCACGCCCGCGTCGGAGAGGACCGAGGCGGACGAGGTGGAGCCGGTCAAGCCGGCACCCGCGAAGCCGGGGCCCTCGGCCGACGTGCCGTTCGAGCCGACGTTCGTCGACTCGGGCGAACCGCTGGTGGTCCGGAGCTCGGACCCCACGCCCAGGTCCGTCGCGATGGACCCGCCGAAGGGCGACGGCCCCCGGCCGCGCAGCCTGTTCGAGCCGCTGGTCACCGACGACGAGCTGCCCGAGACGGCCCGTCCCACCCCGCCGCCCGCGTCGGGCGGCGACCAGCCGTTCGTGCCCACGCTGGCGCCGGAGCTGCTGGCGTCCACGGGCCAGGCCCAGCCCGCCCGCCCGGCCGCCGGCCCCAACGGCCTGCCGCAGCGCCCCACCCGCCAGTCGGGCGAGCGGCGCACCCCGCCGCCGCTCTCCGCGCCCAAGCCGGCCACCCCGCCGCCGGCGCGCCCGGTCCGCCCGCGCCCGGTCGGGTTCAGCCCGAGCACCGGCGGCAGGCCCGCCGCGGGCACCGGCAGCACCCGGTACCGCGGCCAGGAGGAGGGCTTCAACCCGCGCTCCCCGTTCGGCCCCGGTTCGGTGCTGCCCAAGTCCGACGGCCTGGCCCCGGCCCCCGAGTTCGAGGTGAAGGCGACCCTGACGGGCCGCCGCTACTTCACCAACGACTCGGCGAACTTCCGCGAGACCCGCGCCGACGTCTGGTTCCGCACCACGTCCGACGCCGAGAAGGCGGGCTTCCACCAGGCGCCCTGA
- a CDS encoding 2-oxoacid:ferredoxin oxidoreductase subunit beta, whose product MTATDLGLPGLGGLAGVPTSDQPQKAKEYKSDQEVRWCPGCGDYVVLNAVQSFLPTLGLKRENIVFVSGIGCSSRFPYYMNTYGMHSIHGRAPAIATGLAVARPDLSVWVVTGDGDALSIGGNHLIHTLRRNVNLKILLFNNRIYGLTKGQYSPTSEAGKVTKSTPLGSLDHPFNPVSLALGAEATFVGRAIDSDRVGLTEVLRQAAEHRGSALVEIYQNCPIFNDGAFDVLKDADEASRRIIDVVDGQPITFGNGEFAVVREGFGLAVAKTSEVAPEEVVVHDASDLNLAFALSRLSTQDLRHTVTGVFRKTSRPTYDDGAREQVEQAKAAQKADLAALLRGKDTWTVLS is encoded by the coding sequence ATGACTGCGACGGACCTGGGCCTCCCCGGGCTGGGCGGCCTCGCGGGCGTGCCCACCTCCGACCAACCGCAGAAGGCCAAGGAGTACAAGTCGGACCAGGAGGTCCGCTGGTGCCCCGGCTGCGGCGACTACGTGGTGCTCAACGCCGTGCAGTCCTTCCTGCCCACGCTGGGCCTCAAGCGCGAGAACATCGTGTTCGTGTCCGGGATCGGCTGCTCGTCGCGGTTCCCGTACTACATGAACACCTACGGCATGCACTCCATCCACGGGCGCGCGCCGGCCATCGCGACCGGTCTCGCGGTGGCGCGGCCGGACCTGTCGGTGTGGGTGGTGACCGGTGACGGCGACGCGCTGTCCATCGGCGGCAACCACCTGATCCACACGCTGCGCCGCAACGTGAACCTCAAGATCCTGCTGTTCAACAACCGGATCTACGGCCTGACCAAGGGCCAGTACTCGCCGACCTCCGAGGCCGGCAAGGTCACCAAGTCGACGCCGCTCGGGTCGCTGGACCACCCGTTCAACCCGGTGTCGCTGGCGCTGGGCGCGGAGGCCACGTTCGTCGGCCGCGCGATCGACTCCGACCGGGTCGGGCTGACCGAGGTGCTGCGGCAGGCCGCCGAGCACCGCGGGTCGGCGCTGGTGGAGATCTACCAGAACTGCCCGATCTTCAACGACGGCGCGTTCGACGTGCTCAAGGACGCCGACGAGGCGTCCCGGCGGATCATCGACGTCGTCGACGGGCAGCCGATCACCTTCGGCAACGGCGAGTTCGCCGTGGTCCGCGAGGGCTTCGGGCTGGCCGTGGCCAAGACCTCCGAGGTGGCCCCGGAGGAGGTCGTGGTGCACGACGCGAGCGACCTGAACCTGGCGTTCGCGCTGTCCCGGCTGTCGACGCAGGACCTGCGGCACACCGTGACCGGCGTGTTCCGCAAGACGTCCCGCCCCACGTACGACGACGGGGCCCGCGAGCAGGTCGAGCAGGCCAAGGCCGCGCAGAAGGCGGACCTGGCCGCGCTGCTGCGCGGCAAGGACACCTGGACCGTGCTGAGCTGA
- a CDS encoding enoyl-CoA hydratase — MAEVLLERADRVAIVTVHDPDRRNALTLDLSEQLVRAVEDCERDDGVHAVVVTGTPPAFCAGADLTALGEAREEGLRRIYAGFLAVAGCALPTIAAVGGAAVGAGLNLALACDVRLVGARARFDARFLQLGIHPGGGMTWMLQRLVGPQTAIAMTLFGQVLDADAAVARGLAWDRADGGHDELVASAVELARAAADAPRELVRTTKSSMRRTAVLDEHAQAVDTELTPQAASIGTPEFQARLAAMRARISGH, encoded by the coding sequence ATGGCCGAAGTCCTCCTGGAGCGCGCCGACCGCGTGGCGATCGTCACCGTGCACGACCCCGACCGCCGCAACGCGCTCACGCTCGACCTGTCCGAGCAGCTCGTCCGGGCGGTCGAGGACTGCGAGCGGGACGACGGCGTGCACGCCGTGGTCGTCACCGGCACTCCCCCGGCGTTCTGCGCCGGCGCGGACCTGACGGCGCTCGGCGAAGCCCGCGAGGAGGGCCTGCGCCGCATCTACGCGGGCTTCCTCGCCGTGGCGGGCTGCGCGCTGCCCACGATCGCGGCCGTCGGCGGCGCGGCGGTCGGCGCGGGCCTCAACCTGGCGCTGGCCTGCGACGTGCGCCTGGTCGGCGCGCGCGCCAGGTTCGACGCGCGGTTCCTGCAACTGGGCATTCACCCGGGCGGCGGCATGACGTGGATGCTGCAACGGCTCGTCGGTCCGCAGACGGCGATCGCGATGACGCTGTTCGGCCAGGTCCTGGACGCGGACGCCGCGGTCGCGCGGGGTCTGGCGTGGGACCGCGCGGACGGGGGTCACGACGAGCTGGTCGCGTCGGCGGTCGAGCTGGCGCGCGCGGCGGCCGACGCGCCGCGCGAGCTGGTCAGGACCACCAAGTCCTCCATGCGGAGGACCGCCGTGCTGGACGAGCACGCGCAGGCCGTTGACACGGAGCTGACACCGCAGGCCGCCTCCATCGGGACCCCGGAGTTCCAGGCGAGGCTGGCCGCGATGAGGGCCAGGATCAGCGGGCACTGA
- the rarD gene encoding EamA family transporter RarD produces MPPLTNSSAVQADVHRTNKGIALGAGAYFIWGMVPAYWPMLQPAGSVEILAHRIAWSLVFMAIITTVLRGWGDLRRLSARGWLMVTAASVLIAVNWGVYIHAVNTQHVVEAALGYFINPLVSVLLGVFVLRERLRLAQGAALVIAVAAVVVLAVDYGRLPWISLVLACSFGVYGLLKKTVPLDATTSLTAESVVLAPVAVGYLLLLGDAGTFHGGGWSHALWLASAGLVTAIPLVMFGAGARLVPLVTMGMLQYLAPVLQFAWGVFVAREPMPASRWFGFALVWVALLVFTADTLRANRRRADPLPPEPIP; encoded by the coding sequence GTGCCGCCGTTGACGAACTCCTCCGCTGTTCAGGCGGATGTCCACCGGACGAACAAGGGGATCGCCCTCGGTGCCGGCGCCTACTTCATCTGGGGCATGGTGCCCGCCTACTGGCCGATGCTCCAGCCGGCCGGCTCGGTGGAGATCCTGGCGCACCGCATCGCGTGGTCGCTGGTGTTCATGGCGATCATCACGACCGTCCTGCGCGGCTGGGGCGACCTCCGCCGGCTGTCCGCGCGCGGCTGGCTCATGGTCACCGCCGCGTCCGTGCTGATCGCGGTCAACTGGGGCGTCTACATCCACGCCGTCAACACGCAGCACGTCGTGGAGGCGGCCCTCGGCTACTTCATCAACCCGCTGGTGAGCGTCCTGCTCGGGGTGTTCGTGCTCCGCGAGCGCCTGCGCCTCGCCCAGGGCGCCGCGCTGGTCATCGCGGTCGCCGCCGTGGTCGTGCTGGCCGTGGACTACGGCAGGCTGCCGTGGATCTCGCTGGTGCTGGCGTGCTCGTTCGGCGTCTACGGCCTGCTGAAGAAGACCGTGCCGCTGGACGCGACGACCAGCCTCACCGCGGAGAGCGTGGTGCTCGCCCCGGTCGCCGTCGGCTACCTGCTGCTGCTCGGCGACGCCGGCACGTTCCACGGCGGCGGCTGGTCGCACGCCCTGTGGCTGGCCTCGGCGGGCCTGGTCACCGCGATCCCGCTGGTCATGTTCGGCGCGGGCGCCCGGCTCGTGCCGCTGGTCACGATGGGCATGCTCCAGTACCTGGCGCCCGTGCTCCAGTTCGCCTGGGGCGTGTTCGTGGCGCGCGAGCCGATGCCCGCCTCGCGCTGGTTCGGCTTCGCCCTGGTCTGGGTGGCGCTGCTCGTCTTCACCGCGGACACCCTCCGCGCCAACCGCCGCCGAGCCGACCCACTGCCCCCTGAACCGATCCCCTGA